The sequence CTTCCTTATCTAATGCGGGGAGAATTTTCATAACTCCCCTTGCATTGCACTGTTCCATTACAGGGAGTATTTTAGATTTGGTGTTTTTTGTAAGGTTTAATATCTTTTCAAATTCTTTTTTATGATCTAATTTGTTGAATATAATGGTTGATGATTCATTTAGCTTATTAAGCACGTCTGGATCAATATTATCCAAAAATTCTGAAATTGTTTTGATTTGAATGTAATTATCTGAATTTAATCCGGTGAAAGTCCTATCTGGAGAGTCTACAGATGTTATTTCTGCACCATTTTCACTGGCAATAATTATTCTTCTGCCCAGTAACGGATTTTCTTTAATTACATCCCCTATTATCAAAATGAAATTTGAATTATCTAAATCTTCAAAAGTGGCAGTTTTTATGTCAAACGCGGGAAAATTTCCTGTGTAATACCCTATATTTTTTATATTTAATGTTTCAGCAAATTTTTTCAAAGTTTTCATGTCTTCATTTGTATAGTTCCCTGAACCTATTATCCCAATTTGGGAAGGAGGATAAGATTTTATTTTGGAAACTATTAAATCTAAAGCTTCTTCCCAGTTAGATTTTGATAAATTACTATTTTTCATTATAAGGGGGTTTTTTAATCTATTTTTAGCAGTTATTAGGTTAAAACAGTTTTTTCCTTTTTTGCAATTTTTTCCTTCATTTATGGGGTGTCTTTTATATGGATAGGTATCCACTACTTTATTTTCTTTAGTTATCAGGTTTATTCCACAGCCAATACTACATTGTGGACATATGCTGTGAGCTACGTTTAAAATTACTTTCATATTTTCACCTTTAACGTTTTAATAAAAAAATTTAAAAATTAATTATTTTAACAGTATATACTTGGGTACATGTCAACAAAATTTTTCTTAGGTGAGCTGTTTTTAGTAAATGTTGAGTTTGAATCTTCTAATTTGGTTTCTATGTTTAGATCAATGCTTTTTGTTAAATTTAACATAGTTAACATTATTTTTAAACTATTATCAAAGATCGCGCTGGGTAAAATATCTGCTGGATCTTTTAGATCTTCTAAATCTACTGTGCCATTGATTCTGAAGGTTATAGGGTACTTATCCGATGTTTTAATTGTACATGAATATTCTAATGAAGAATTACTCTTTTCTTTAAAATCTACATACCAGTTAACATCTAAATCTATGTTGGGTTTTTTGGGATCTTTTTCCGGACGAATTATTTGTAGTTTATTTACAGAAATTTTCATTTTTCCTCCACCTCCACTTGATCAAACAACAAATACTTAGTATTACTTATATAAAATTTATGATTATATAATGCTCCTTAAACAGCTTCATTCATGCTTAAAGTGAAGGATTATGTGTTTTAAACCGAAAAATGTGTGTACAATATTATGTTATTTAATAAACGTATTCTATGATACTATTTTAAAAAAAATTATTATTTATTTTAGAAAATTCACGGAAAAAATGGGAGTTTCAAACTATTAAAGCTAATATTAAACATTATAATCATCTATAAATCAAAATAATAGGTTATATATTTGTTTAGAAGTAAATATGGGCTTAAATAGTAAGAATAAATAAGATGAGTAATTGAATTTAATATCATTAATAAAGTATTATTTATTACTCAATATTCTGGACTAAAAAGGTTATTTTTTATAAAAAATGCTTAAGATTATCCAAAATTAATTCGTTATACTTACCTAACTTTAAAACTTAATACTTCCATACCATCAGAATTATTACGCGAAAAAAACAAATCAAAAGATTTATATTTTTTATGATATCAATTCTCAATCTGTACTACATAGAATTAAGGTAGTATTACTAAATTAGCAAAAAAAGGAGTGATAGTATGAAGATTGCAATATTGGGAGCAGGATGTTATAGGACACACGCCGCGAGTGGAATTACAAACTTCACAAGGGCATGTGAAGTGGCTGAAATGGTAGGAAAACCTGAAATAGCTATGACTCATTCCACAATGACTATGGGGGCAGAATTAATGGAACTTGCAGGAGTTAAAGATATAGTAATTGCTGATCCTGTATTCGACAACGACTTTAAAGTTATCGATGATTTTGATTATGAAAACGTTATAGAGGCCCATAAAGAAAACCCTGAAAGCGTAATGCCTCAAATAAGAGAAAAAGTCAATGAAGTTGCTAAAGACCTGCCGAAACCCCCAAAAGGAGCTATTCACTTTGTCCATCCTGAAGACCTTGGATTTGAAGTAACAACTGATGACAGGGAAGCAGTTGCGGATGCAGACTTTATAATGACATGGTTCCCTAAAGGAGACATGCAGCCAGCAATAGTTGATAACTTCTTAGATGATGTTAAAAAAGGTGCAACAATAACCCACGCATGTACAATTCCAACCACAAAATTCAGCAAGATATTCGCAGAAAAACACGGTGACCTTGTAACCTCACCTGAAACACTCAACGTCACATCCTATCACCCTGGAGCTGTTCCAGAAATGAAGGGACAAGTATACATAGCTGAAGGCTACGCTGCAGATGATGCAATAAACACTCTTTTTGAGTTAGGTCAGAAGGCAAGAGGTAACGCATATAAAATGCCCGCAGAACTCCTTGGACCTGTATGTGATATGTGCTCAGCATTAACT is a genomic window of Methanobacterium veterum containing:
- a CDS encoding molybdopterin oxidoreductase family protein; this translates as MKVILNVAHSICPQCSIGCGINLITKENKVVDTYPYKRHPINEGKNCKKGKNCFNLITAKNRLKNPLIMKNSNLSKSNWEEALDLIVSKIKSYPPSQIGIIGSGNYTNEDMKTLKKFAETLNIKNIGYYTGNFPAFDIKTATFEDLDNSNFILIIGDVIKENPLLGRRIIIASENGAEITSVDSPDRTFTGLNSDNYIQIKTISEFLDNIDPDVLNKLNESSTIIFNKLDHKKEFEKILNLTKNTKSKILPVMEQCNARGVMKILPALDKEGISELISNVKLLYVVGDNPASYVEESLNNLDFLITQDSSVNETTLLSDAVLPASCWAEKTGTFTSTMGDVQKISKTVPAPGNALEDQIIIGKIAEKMGIELQVIK
- the hmd gene encoding 5,10-methenyltetrahydromethanopterin hydrogenase, with the translated sequence MKIAILGAGCYRTHAASGITNFTRACEVAEMVGKPEIAMTHSTMTMGAELMELAGVKDIVIADPVFDNDFKVIDDFDYENVIEAHKENPESVMPQIREKVNEVAKDLPKPPKGAIHFVHPEDLGFEVTTDDREAVADADFIMTWFPKGDMQPAIVDNFLDDVKKGATITHACTIPTTKFSKIFAEKHGDLVTSPETLNVTSYHPGAVPEMKGQVYIAEGYAADDAINTLFELGQKARGNAYKMPAELLGPVCDMCSALTAITYAGLLGYRDSVMNVLGAPAGFAQMMAKESLTQITDLMDKVGIDKMEESLDPGALLGTADSMNFGSTAELLPTILESLNKRAAE